A portion of the Camelus bactrianus isolate YW-2024 breed Bactrian camel chromosome 25, ASM4877302v1, whole genome shotgun sequence genome contains these proteins:
- the FBXL6 gene encoding F-box/LRR-repeat protein 6 isoform X4, whose product MAPGVAPRARRRVRGTPLAGAPARSAEDWWWDRLAPSGSGYHLLQADSMLLVLPTLGPARARAQRRAARRGRRLRPPASRPAEAKAKPRTSPAPAPQQGPDPGWGDRIPVEILLRIFGLLVEANGPMPFLGRAARVCRRWHEAASQPALWHTLTLSPPLAGRPAKGGAKAEKKLLASLEWLIPNRFSQLQRLTLIHWKSQVHPVLKGSCCPQLQVLEVSTGINHNITPLQLPVEALQKGCPQLQPGPFSQVLRLLNLMWLPKPSGRAVTPGPGFPSLEELCLASSTCNFVSNEVLDRLLHGSPNLRLLDLRGCARITPAGLHDLPCQELEQLHLGLYGMSDRLTLAKEGSPLLTQKWCHTLQELDLSGQGFSEKDLEQALAAFSGTPEGSHPALCSLNLRGTQVTPSTVSSVISSCPGLLYLNLESCRCLPRGLKRAYRGPGEVQWCLEQLLTSLPSVS is encoded by the exons ATGGCTCCTGGGGTGGCTCCGCGGGCCCGGCGAAGAGTCCGGGGGACGCCGCTGGCCGGGGCGCCGGCCCGCTCGGCAGAGGACTGGTGGTGGGATCGGCTGGCGCCGAGCGGCTCCGGGTACCACTTGCTGCAGGCGGACAGCATGCTGCTGGTGCTACCCACCCTGGGGCCCGCCCGCGCCCGCGCGCAGAGGCGCGCCGCCCGCCGCGGTCGGCGGCTGCGGCCCCCGGCGTCCCGCCCCGCTGAGGCCAAAGCCAAGCCCAGGACCTCACCCGCGCCCGCTCCGCAGCAGGGGCCCGACCCGGGCTGGGGCGACCGCATCCCCGTGGAAATCCTGCTGCGGATTTTCGGGCTGTTGGTGGAGGCGAATGGGCCCATGCCCTTCCTCGGCAG gGCTGCACGCGTGTGCCGCCGCTGGCACGAGGCCGCCTCCCAGCCCGCGCTCTGGCACACCCTGACTCTGTCACCCCCGCTGGCGGGCCGCCCTGCCAAAGGCGGAGCCAAGGCCGAGAAGAAGCTCCTTGCTTCCCTTGAGTGGCTTATCCCCAATCG GTTCTCACAGCTCCAGAGGCTGACTCTCATCCACTGGAAGTCCCAGGTACACCCTGTGTTGAAG GGCAGCTGCTGCCCACAGCTTCAGGTCCTGGAGGTGAGCACCGGCATCAACCACAACATCACTCCCCTCCAACTTCCTGTAGAGGCTCTGCAGAAAGGCTGCCCCCAGCTGCAG CCTGGGCCTTTTTCCCAGGTGCTGCGGCTTCTGAACCTGATGTGGCTGCCCAAGCCTTCGGGGCGAGCAGTGACTCCTGGCCCGGGCTTCCCCAGCCTGGAGGAGCTCTGCCTTGCCAGCTCCACCTGCAACTTCGTGAGCAATGAGGTCCTAGACCGCCTGCTCCACGGCTCCCCTAACCTGCGCTTGTTGGACCTTCGCGGCTGTGCCCGAATCACGCCTGCTGGCCTGCATGATCTGCCATGTCAGG AGCTGGAGCAGCTTCACTTGGGCCTGTATGGCATGTCAGACCGGCTGACTCTAGCCAAGGAGGGCAGCCCTCTGTTGACCCAGAAGTGGTGCCACACTCTGCAGGAACTGGACTTAAGTGGCCAGGGCTTCAGCGAGAAGGACCTGGAGCAGGCCTTAGCCGCCTTCTCAGGCACCCCTGAGGGCTCACACCCAGCCCTGTGCTCCCTCAACCTCAGGGGCACCCAGGTCACACCAAGCACAGTCAG CTCTGTGATCAGCAGTTGCCCGGGTCTGCTGTACCTCAACCTGGAGTCCTGCCGCTGCCTGCCCCGGGGCCTGAAGCGGGCCTATAGGGGCCCAGGGGAAGTCCAGTGGTGCCTGGAGCAGCTGCTAACCAGCCTCCCCTCTGTCAGCTAG
- the FBXL6 gene encoding F-box/LRR-repeat protein 6 isoform X5, with protein MAPGVAPRARRRVRGTPLAGAPARSAEDWWWDRLAPSGSGYHLLQADSMLLVLPTLGPARARAQRRAARRGRRLRPPASRPAEAKAKPRTSPAPAPQQGPDPGWGDRIPVEILLRIFGLLVEANGPMPFLGRAARVCRRWHEAASQPALWHTLTLSPPLAGRPAKGGAKAEKKLLASLEWLIPNRFSQLQRLTLIHWKSQVHPVLKGSCCPQLQVLEVSTGINHNITPLQLPVEALQKGCPQLQVLRLLNLMWLPKPSGRAVTPGPGFPSLEELCLASSTCNFVSNEVLDRLLHGSPNLRLLDLRGCARITPAGLHDLPCQELEQLHLGLYGMSDRLTLAKEGSPLLTQKWCHTLQELDLSGQGFSEKDLEQALAAFSGTPEGSHPALCSLNLRGTQVTPSTVSSVISSCPGLLYLNLESCRCLPRGLKRAYRGPGEVQWCLEQLLTSLPSVS; from the exons ATGGCTCCTGGGGTGGCTCCGCGGGCCCGGCGAAGAGTCCGGGGGACGCCGCTGGCCGGGGCGCCGGCCCGCTCGGCAGAGGACTGGTGGTGGGATCGGCTGGCGCCGAGCGGCTCCGGGTACCACTTGCTGCAGGCGGACAGCATGCTGCTGGTGCTACCCACCCTGGGGCCCGCCCGCGCCCGCGCGCAGAGGCGCGCCGCCCGCCGCGGTCGGCGGCTGCGGCCCCCGGCGTCCCGCCCCGCTGAGGCCAAAGCCAAGCCCAGGACCTCACCCGCGCCCGCTCCGCAGCAGGGGCCCGACCCGGGCTGGGGCGACCGCATCCCCGTGGAAATCCTGCTGCGGATTTTCGGGCTGTTGGTGGAGGCGAATGGGCCCATGCCCTTCCTCGGCAG gGCTGCACGCGTGTGCCGCCGCTGGCACGAGGCCGCCTCCCAGCCCGCGCTCTGGCACACCCTGACTCTGTCACCCCCGCTGGCGGGCCGCCCTGCCAAAGGCGGAGCCAAGGCCGAGAAGAAGCTCCTTGCTTCCCTTGAGTGGCTTATCCCCAATCG GTTCTCACAGCTCCAGAGGCTGACTCTCATCCACTGGAAGTCCCAGGTACACCCTGTGTTGAAG GGCAGCTGCTGCCCACAGCTTCAGGTCCTGGAGGTGAGCACCGGCATCAACCACAACATCACTCCCCTCCAACTTCCTGTAGAGGCTCTGCAGAAAGGCTGCCCCCAGCTGCAG GTGCTGCGGCTTCTGAACCTGATGTGGCTGCCCAAGCCTTCGGGGCGAGCAGTGACTCCTGGCCCGGGCTTCCCCAGCCTGGAGGAGCTCTGCCTTGCCAGCTCCACCTGCAACTTCGTGAGCAATGAGGTCCTAGACCGCCTGCTCCACGGCTCCCCTAACCTGCGCTTGTTGGACCTTCGCGGCTGTGCCCGAATCACGCCTGCTGGCCTGCATGATCTGCCATGTCAGG AGCTGGAGCAGCTTCACTTGGGCCTGTATGGCATGTCAGACCGGCTGACTCTAGCCAAGGAGGGCAGCCCTCTGTTGACCCAGAAGTGGTGCCACACTCTGCAGGAACTGGACTTAAGTGGCCAGGGCTTCAGCGAGAAGGACCTGGAGCAGGCCTTAGCCGCCTTCTCAGGCACCCCTGAGGGCTCACACCCAGCCCTGTGCTCCCTCAACCTCAGGGGCACCCAGGTCACACCAAGCACAGTCAG CTCTGTGATCAGCAGTTGCCCGGGTCTGCTGTACCTCAACCTGGAGTCCTGCCGCTGCCTGCCCCGGGGCCTGAAGCGGGCCTATAGGGGCCCAGGGGAAGTCCAGTGGTGCCTGGAGCAGCTGCTAACCAGCCTCCCCTCTGTCAGCTAG
- the FBXL6 gene encoding F-box/LRR-repeat protein 6 isoform X3 translates to MAPGVAPRARRRVRGTPLAGAPARSAEDWWWDRLAPSGSGYHLLQADSMLLVLPTLGPARARAQRRAARRGRRLRPPASRPAEAKAKPRTSPAPAPQQGPDPGWGDRIPVEILLRIFGLLVEANGPMPFLGRAARVCRRWHEAASQPALWHTLTLSPPLAGRPAKGGAKAEKKLLASLEWLIPNRFSQLQRLTLIHWKSQVHPVLKVESTAVVSFLEEAGPRMRKLWLTYSSQTTAILGALLGSCCPQLQVLEVSTGINHNITPLQLPVEALQKGCPQLQPGPFSQVLRLLNLMWLPKPSGRAVTPGPGFPSLEELCLASSTCNFVSNEVLDRLLHGSPNLRLLDLRGCARITPAGLHDLPCQELEQLHLGLYGMSDRLTLAKEGSPLLTQKWCHTLQELDLSGQGFSEKDLEQALAAFSGTPEGSHPALCSLNLRGTQVTPSTVSSVISSCPGLLYLNLESCRCLPRGLKRAYRGPGEVQWCLEQLLTSLPSVS, encoded by the exons ATGGCTCCTGGGGTGGCTCCGCGGGCCCGGCGAAGAGTCCGGGGGACGCCGCTGGCCGGGGCGCCGGCCCGCTCGGCAGAGGACTGGTGGTGGGATCGGCTGGCGCCGAGCGGCTCCGGGTACCACTTGCTGCAGGCGGACAGCATGCTGCTGGTGCTACCCACCCTGGGGCCCGCCCGCGCCCGCGCGCAGAGGCGCGCCGCCCGCCGCGGTCGGCGGCTGCGGCCCCCGGCGTCCCGCCCCGCTGAGGCCAAAGCCAAGCCCAGGACCTCACCCGCGCCCGCTCCGCAGCAGGGGCCCGACCCGGGCTGGGGCGACCGCATCCCCGTGGAAATCCTGCTGCGGATTTTCGGGCTGTTGGTGGAGGCGAATGGGCCCATGCCCTTCCTCGGCAG gGCTGCACGCGTGTGCCGCCGCTGGCACGAGGCCGCCTCCCAGCCCGCGCTCTGGCACACCCTGACTCTGTCACCCCCGCTGGCGGGCCGCCCTGCCAAAGGCGGAGCCAAGGCCGAGAAGAAGCTCCTTGCTTCCCTTGAGTGGCTTATCCCCAATCG GTTCTCACAGCTCCAGAGGCTGACTCTCATCCACTGGAAGTCCCAGGTACACCCTGTGTTGAAG GTGGAGTCCACGGCTGTGGTGAGCTTCTTGGAGGAGGCAGGGCCCCGAATGCGGAAGCTGTGGCTGACCTACAGCTCCCAGACAACAGCCATCTTGGGTGCACTGCTG GGCAGCTGCTGCCCACAGCTTCAGGTCCTGGAGGTGAGCACCGGCATCAACCACAACATCACTCCCCTCCAACTTCCTGTAGAGGCTCTGCAGAAAGGCTGCCCCCAGCTGCAG CCTGGGCCTTTTTCCCAGGTGCTGCGGCTTCTGAACCTGATGTGGCTGCCCAAGCCTTCGGGGCGAGCAGTGACTCCTGGCCCGGGCTTCCCCAGCCTGGAGGAGCTCTGCCTTGCCAGCTCCACCTGCAACTTCGTGAGCAATGAGGTCCTAGACCGCCTGCTCCACGGCTCCCCTAACCTGCGCTTGTTGGACCTTCGCGGCTGTGCCCGAATCACGCCTGCTGGCCTGCATGATCTGCCATGTCAGG AGCTGGAGCAGCTTCACTTGGGCCTGTATGGCATGTCAGACCGGCTGACTCTAGCCAAGGAGGGCAGCCCTCTGTTGACCCAGAAGTGGTGCCACACTCTGCAGGAACTGGACTTAAGTGGCCAGGGCTTCAGCGAGAAGGACCTGGAGCAGGCCTTAGCCGCCTTCTCAGGCACCCCTGAGGGCTCACACCCAGCCCTGTGCTCCCTCAACCTCAGGGGCACCCAGGTCACACCAAGCACAGTCAG CTCTGTGATCAGCAGTTGCCCGGGTCTGCTGTACCTCAACCTGGAGTCCTGCCGCTGCCTGCCCCGGGGCCTGAAGCGGGCCTATAGGGGCCCAGGGGAAGTCCAGTGGTGCCTGGAGCAGCTGCTAACCAGCCTCCCCTCTGTCAGCTAG
- the FBXL6 gene encoding F-box/LRR-repeat protein 6 isoform X2, whose product MAPGVAPRARRRVRGTPLAGAPARSAEDWWWDRLAPSGSGYHLLQADSMLLVLPTLGPARARAQRRAARRGRRLRPPASRPAEAKAKPRTSPAPAPQQGPDPGWGDRIPVEILLRIFGLLVEANGPMPFLGRAARVCRRWHEAASQPALWHTLTLSPPLAGRPAKGGAKAEKKLLASLEWLIPNRFSQLQRLTLIHWKSQVHPVLKLVSESCPRLTFLKLSDCHSVTPNTLIMLAKACPQLHSLDVQHSMVESTAVVSFLEEAGPRMRKLWLTYSSQTTAILGALLGSCCPQLQVLEVSTGINHNITPLQLPVEALQKGCPQLQVLRLLNLMWLPKPSGRAVTPGPGFPSLEELCLASSTCNFVSNEVLDRLLHGSPNLRLLDLRGCARITPAGLHDLPCQELEQLHLGLYGMSDRLTLAKEGSPLLTQKWCHTLQELDLSGQGFSEKDLEQALAAFSGTPEGSHPALCSLNLRGTQVTPSTVSSVISSCPGLLYLNLESCRCLPRGLKRAYRGPGEVQWCLEQLLTSLPSVS is encoded by the exons ATGGCTCCTGGGGTGGCTCCGCGGGCCCGGCGAAGAGTCCGGGGGACGCCGCTGGCCGGGGCGCCGGCCCGCTCGGCAGAGGACTGGTGGTGGGATCGGCTGGCGCCGAGCGGCTCCGGGTACCACTTGCTGCAGGCGGACAGCATGCTGCTGGTGCTACCCACCCTGGGGCCCGCCCGCGCCCGCGCGCAGAGGCGCGCCGCCCGCCGCGGTCGGCGGCTGCGGCCCCCGGCGTCCCGCCCCGCTGAGGCCAAAGCCAAGCCCAGGACCTCACCCGCGCCCGCTCCGCAGCAGGGGCCCGACCCGGGCTGGGGCGACCGCATCCCCGTGGAAATCCTGCTGCGGATTTTCGGGCTGTTGGTGGAGGCGAATGGGCCCATGCCCTTCCTCGGCAG gGCTGCACGCGTGTGCCGCCGCTGGCACGAGGCCGCCTCCCAGCCCGCGCTCTGGCACACCCTGACTCTGTCACCCCCGCTGGCGGGCCGCCCTGCCAAAGGCGGAGCCAAGGCCGAGAAGAAGCTCCTTGCTTCCCTTGAGTGGCTTATCCCCAATCG GTTCTCACAGCTCCAGAGGCTGACTCTCATCCACTGGAAGTCCCAGGTACACCCTGTGTTGAAG CTGGTTAGTGAGTCCTGTCCTCGGCTCACCTTCCTCAAGCTCTCGGATTGCCACAGTGTGACCCCCAACACTCTGATCATGCTAGCCAAAGCCTGCCCCCAGCTCCACAGCCTGGACGTACAACATTCCATG GTGGAGTCCACGGCTGTGGTGAGCTTCTTGGAGGAGGCAGGGCCCCGAATGCGGAAGCTGTGGCTGACCTACAGCTCCCAGACAACAGCCATCTTGGGTGCACTGCTG GGCAGCTGCTGCCCACAGCTTCAGGTCCTGGAGGTGAGCACCGGCATCAACCACAACATCACTCCCCTCCAACTTCCTGTAGAGGCTCTGCAGAAAGGCTGCCCCCAGCTGCAG GTGCTGCGGCTTCTGAACCTGATGTGGCTGCCCAAGCCTTCGGGGCGAGCAGTGACTCCTGGCCCGGGCTTCCCCAGCCTGGAGGAGCTCTGCCTTGCCAGCTCCACCTGCAACTTCGTGAGCAATGAGGTCCTAGACCGCCTGCTCCACGGCTCCCCTAACCTGCGCTTGTTGGACCTTCGCGGCTGTGCCCGAATCACGCCTGCTGGCCTGCATGATCTGCCATGTCAGG AGCTGGAGCAGCTTCACTTGGGCCTGTATGGCATGTCAGACCGGCTGACTCTAGCCAAGGAGGGCAGCCCTCTGTTGACCCAGAAGTGGTGCCACACTCTGCAGGAACTGGACTTAAGTGGCCAGGGCTTCAGCGAGAAGGACCTGGAGCAGGCCTTAGCCGCCTTCTCAGGCACCCCTGAGGGCTCACACCCAGCCCTGTGCTCCCTCAACCTCAGGGGCACCCAGGTCACACCAAGCACAGTCAG CTCTGTGATCAGCAGTTGCCCGGGTCTGCTGTACCTCAACCTGGAGTCCTGCCGCTGCCTGCCCCGGGGCCTGAAGCGGGCCTATAGGGGCCCAGGGGAAGTCCAGTGGTGCCTGGAGCAGCTGCTAACCAGCCTCCCCTCTGTCAGCTAG
- the FBXL6 gene encoding F-box/LRR-repeat protein 6 isoform X1, whose protein sequence is MAPGVAPRARRRVRGTPLAGAPARSAEDWWWDRLAPSGSGYHLLQADSMLLVLPTLGPARARAQRRAARRGRRLRPPASRPAEAKAKPRTSPAPAPQQGPDPGWGDRIPVEILLRIFGLLVEANGPMPFLGRAARVCRRWHEAASQPALWHTLTLSPPLAGRPAKGGAKAEKKLLASLEWLIPNRFSQLQRLTLIHWKSQVHPVLKLVSESCPRLTFLKLSDCHSVTPNTLIMLAKACPQLHSLDVQHSMVESTAVVSFLEEAGPRMRKLWLTYSSQTTAILGALLGSCCPQLQVLEVSTGINHNITPLQLPVEALQKGCPQLQPGPFSQVLRLLNLMWLPKPSGRAVTPGPGFPSLEELCLASSTCNFVSNEVLDRLLHGSPNLRLLDLRGCARITPAGLHDLPCQELEQLHLGLYGMSDRLTLAKEGSPLLTQKWCHTLQELDLSGQGFSEKDLEQALAAFSGTPEGSHPALCSLNLRGTQVTPSTVSSVISSCPGLLYLNLESCRCLPRGLKRAYRGPGEVQWCLEQLLTSLPSVS, encoded by the exons ATGGCTCCTGGGGTGGCTCCGCGGGCCCGGCGAAGAGTCCGGGGGACGCCGCTGGCCGGGGCGCCGGCCCGCTCGGCAGAGGACTGGTGGTGGGATCGGCTGGCGCCGAGCGGCTCCGGGTACCACTTGCTGCAGGCGGACAGCATGCTGCTGGTGCTACCCACCCTGGGGCCCGCCCGCGCCCGCGCGCAGAGGCGCGCCGCCCGCCGCGGTCGGCGGCTGCGGCCCCCGGCGTCCCGCCCCGCTGAGGCCAAAGCCAAGCCCAGGACCTCACCCGCGCCCGCTCCGCAGCAGGGGCCCGACCCGGGCTGGGGCGACCGCATCCCCGTGGAAATCCTGCTGCGGATTTTCGGGCTGTTGGTGGAGGCGAATGGGCCCATGCCCTTCCTCGGCAG gGCTGCACGCGTGTGCCGCCGCTGGCACGAGGCCGCCTCCCAGCCCGCGCTCTGGCACACCCTGACTCTGTCACCCCCGCTGGCGGGCCGCCCTGCCAAAGGCGGAGCCAAGGCCGAGAAGAAGCTCCTTGCTTCCCTTGAGTGGCTTATCCCCAATCG GTTCTCACAGCTCCAGAGGCTGACTCTCATCCACTGGAAGTCCCAGGTACACCCTGTGTTGAAG CTGGTTAGTGAGTCCTGTCCTCGGCTCACCTTCCTCAAGCTCTCGGATTGCCACAGTGTGACCCCCAACACTCTGATCATGCTAGCCAAAGCCTGCCCCCAGCTCCACAGCCTGGACGTACAACATTCCATG GTGGAGTCCACGGCTGTGGTGAGCTTCTTGGAGGAGGCAGGGCCCCGAATGCGGAAGCTGTGGCTGACCTACAGCTCCCAGACAACAGCCATCTTGGGTGCACTGCTG GGCAGCTGCTGCCCACAGCTTCAGGTCCTGGAGGTGAGCACCGGCATCAACCACAACATCACTCCCCTCCAACTTCCTGTAGAGGCTCTGCAGAAAGGCTGCCCCCAGCTGCAG CCTGGGCCTTTTTCCCAGGTGCTGCGGCTTCTGAACCTGATGTGGCTGCCCAAGCCTTCGGGGCGAGCAGTGACTCCTGGCCCGGGCTTCCCCAGCCTGGAGGAGCTCTGCCTTGCCAGCTCCACCTGCAACTTCGTGAGCAATGAGGTCCTAGACCGCCTGCTCCACGGCTCCCCTAACCTGCGCTTGTTGGACCTTCGCGGCTGTGCCCGAATCACGCCTGCTGGCCTGCATGATCTGCCATGTCAGG AGCTGGAGCAGCTTCACTTGGGCCTGTATGGCATGTCAGACCGGCTGACTCTAGCCAAGGAGGGCAGCCCTCTGTTGACCCAGAAGTGGTGCCACACTCTGCAGGAACTGGACTTAAGTGGCCAGGGCTTCAGCGAGAAGGACCTGGAGCAGGCCTTAGCCGCCTTCTCAGGCACCCCTGAGGGCTCACACCCAGCCCTGTGCTCCCTCAACCTCAGGGGCACCCAGGTCACACCAAGCACAGTCAG CTCTGTGATCAGCAGTTGCCCGGGTCTGCTGTACCTCAACCTGGAGTCCTGCCGCTGCCTGCCCCGGGGCCTGAAGCGGGCCTATAGGGGCCCAGGGGAAGTCCAGTGGTGCCTGGAGCAGCTGCTAACCAGCCTCCCCTCTGTCAGCTAG
- the SLC52A2 gene encoding solute carrier family 52, riboflavin transporter, member 2 isoform X1: MAAPPLGHLVLTHLLVALFGMGSWAAINGIWVELPVVVKDLPEGWSLPSYLSVLVALGNLGLLVVTLWRRLAPGKGERAPIQVVQALSVVGTALLAPLWWHVTTVAGQVHSVAFLALAFVLALACCASNVTFLPFLSHLPPTFLRSFFLGQGLSALLPCVLALVQGVGRLECPPAPTNGTPGPPHDSPERFSASTFFGTLTALLVISAAAFQGLLLLLPSPPSVPAGGPGPGLRVGTPGAEEEEKEEASPLQESPSRVASSTPSPDLAAHRLLSAHGACLLGLLAVTNALTNGVLPAVQSYSCLPYGRLAYHLAVVLGSAANPLACFLAMGVLCRSLAGLGSLSLLGMLFGAYLMTLAVLSPCPPLVGTSAGVVLVVVSWVLCLGVFSYVKVAASSLLHGGGQPALLAAGVAIQVGSLLGAVAMFPPTSIYHVFQSGKDCVDLCSS; encoded by the exons ATGGCAGCACCCCCGCTGGGCCATCTGGTGCTGACCCACCTGCTGGTAGCCCTCTTTGGCATGGGCTCATGGGCTGCCATCAACGGGATCTGGGTGGAGCTGCCTGTGGTGGTGAAAGACCTTCCTGAGG GTTGGAGTCTCCCCTCATACCTCTCTGTGCTTGTGGCCCTAGGGAACCTGGGTCTGTTGGTGGTGACCCTGTGGAGGCGGCTGGCCCCGGGCAAGGGCGAGCGGGCCCCCATCCAGGTGGTGCAGGCGCTGAGTGTGGTGGGCACAGCCCTGCTGGCCCCGTTGTGGTGGCACGTGACCACGGTGGCAGGGCAGGTCCACTCCGTGGCCTTCCTAGCTCTGGCCTTTGTGCTGGCACTGGCCTGCTGTGCCTCTAATGTCACTTTCCTGCCCTTCCTCAGCCACTTGCCACCCACCTTCTTGCGGTCTTTCTTCCTGGGCCAGGGCCTCAGTGCCCTGCTTCCCTGTGTGCTGGCCCTAGTGCAGGGTGTGGGCCGTCTCGAGTGCCCACCAGCCCCCACCAATGGCACTCCTGGGCCCCCCCATGACTCCCCAGAGCGTTTTTCCGCCAGCACCTTCTTTGGAACCTTGACCGCCCTGTTGGTCATTTCAGCTGCCGCCTTCCAGGGTCTCCTGCTGCTGTTGCCATCACCACCGTCTGTACCTGCAGGGGGTCCAGGGCCTGGCCTGAGGGTGGGAACCccaggagcagaggaggaggaaaaggaagaggccTCGCCGCTGCAGGAGTCACCCAGCCGGGTGGCAAGCAGCACCCCCAGCCCCGACCTTGCGGCCCATAGGCTGCTCTCCGCCCATGGAGCCTGTCTGCTGGGACTGCTGGCCGTCACCAATGCTCTGACCAATGGCGTGTTGCCTGCTGTGCAGAGCTATTCCTGCTTGCCCTATGGGCGCCTGGCCTACCACCTGGCCGTGGTGCTGGGCAGTGCCGCCAATCCCCTCGCCTGCTTCCTGGCCATGGGTGTTCTGTGCAG AtccctggcagggctggggagtcTCTCTCTGCTGGGCATGCTCTTCGGGGCCTATCTGATGACGCTAGCAGTCCTGAGCCCCTGCCCGCCCCTGGTGGGCACCTCTGCAGGAGTGGTTCTTGTG GTGGTGTCGTGGGTTCTGTGTCTGGGCGTGTTCTCATACGTGAAGGTGGCTGCCAGCTCGCTGCTACATGGTGGGGGTCAGCCGGCCTTGCTGGCAGCTGGCGTGGCCATCCAGGTGGGCTCCCTGCTTGGCGCCGTTGCCATGTTTCCCCCCACCAGCATCTACCATGTGTTCCAAAGTGGGAAGGACTGTGTGGACCTGTGTAGCTCCTAA
- the SLC52A2 gene encoding solute carrier family 52, riboflavin transporter, member 2 isoform X2, whose product MAAPPLGHLVLTHLLVALFGMGSWAAINGIWVELPVVVKDLPEAAAFQGLLLLLPSPPSVPAGGPGPGLRVGTPGAEEEEKEEASPLQESPSRVASSTPSPDLAAHRLLSAHGACLLGLLAVTNALTNGVLPAVQSYSCLPYGRLAYHLAVVLGSAANPLACFLAMGVLCRSLAGLGSLSLLGMLFGAYLMTLAVLSPCPPLVGTSAGVVLVVVSWVLCLGVFSYVKVAASSLLHGGGQPALLAAGVAIQVGSLLGAVAMFPPTSIYHVFQSGKDCVDLCSS is encoded by the exons ATGGCAGCACCCCCGCTGGGCCATCTGGTGCTGACCCACCTGCTGGTAGCCCTCTTTGGCATGGGCTCATGGGCTGCCATCAACGGGATCTGGGTGGAGCTGCCTGTGGTGGTGAAAGACCTTCCTGAGG CTGCCGCCTTCCAGGGTCTCCTGCTGCTGTTGCCATCACCACCGTCTGTACCTGCAGGGGGTCCAGGGCCTGGCCTGAGGGTGGGAACCccaggagcagaggaggaggaaaaggaagaggccTCGCCGCTGCAGGAGTCACCCAGCCGGGTGGCAAGCAGCACCCCCAGCCCCGACCTTGCGGCCCATAGGCTGCTCTCCGCCCATGGAGCCTGTCTGCTGGGACTGCTGGCCGTCACCAATGCTCTGACCAATGGCGTGTTGCCTGCTGTGCAGAGCTATTCCTGCTTGCCCTATGGGCGCCTGGCCTACCACCTGGCCGTGGTGCTGGGCAGTGCCGCCAATCCCCTCGCCTGCTTCCTGGCCATGGGTGTTCTGTGCAG AtccctggcagggctggggagtcTCTCTCTGCTGGGCATGCTCTTCGGGGCCTATCTGATGACGCTAGCAGTCCTGAGCCCCTGCCCGCCCCTGGTGGGCACCTCTGCAGGAGTGGTTCTTGTG GTGGTGTCGTGGGTTCTGTGTCTGGGCGTGTTCTCATACGTGAAGGTGGCTGCCAGCTCGCTGCTACATGGTGGGGGTCAGCCGGCCTTGCTGGCAGCTGGCGTGGCCATCCAGGTGGGCTCCCTGCTTGGCGCCGTTGCCATGTTTCCCCCCACCAGCATCTACCATGTGTTCCAAAGTGGGAAGGACTGTGTGGACCTGTGTAGCTCCTAA